The genomic segment CCTCGCGGGCACCGGAACGCCTGGCGCTGGATCGTATCGTCGAGATTGATGACGATCGCGACTGTATCCTCTGCTGACATGCGCTTCGTGCTGACGGGGAGACGGATAAAAGAGGCGAGCCTTGGATGCGGAGTGAAAGTGAAGGAATCGGCGAAAGTATAACTGACAATAGGTTAGTATTGGTGAGATAACATTTACCACAGGACAGACCGTCGTCCGTGTTATGTCAGTTGCTGATAGTATCCCCGGGATGGCCGCGGGATCCACCGGTCGTAACGTGATTGTCGGTATCGTGTATCTGTTCGCCTTGCCGTTTCTCATCGCCCTCCTGCCGCTGACGCTCGGCGCGATCGTCGGCTTCAACGTCGGCGGCGTCGCGGACAAGCTCTCCGGGCTTCCGGGGGTTAGTGACGGCGGTGGCATTGTCTCCGGCGTCGCCGCGGCGGGGTTCGCGATGCTGCTATTCGTCGGCCTGGGTATCGCCATGCCGGCCGACGATACGAACGACACTCAACAGAGCATCGAGGATAGTGGCGCGACCGCGACCGACGCTGGTTCACAGGCGGCCGCGACGGCGACCGCGACGCAGACCGCCGCGCCGACCGCAACTGCGACGGCGACTGCCGAACCGACGGCGACGGCGACCGCGACGCCCGAACCAACACCGACGGCGACAGCGACACCCGCCCAGGACCTGTCGCATAGCGTCGGAGAGTCATTCACCGTTGGCTCCGGTGCGCAGACGATCGAGTACACCGTGACGGACGTCTCGACGACCGATCGCGTTGGGAGTGACGCCGTCGGCGAGGATGCGGACGGGCAGTTCGTCATCATCGAGATGGAGATGACGAACACCGGTGACGAGTCGCTCGACCTCTCCTCACGCCCGTTCACGCTCGTCGACTCACAGGACCGAGAGTTCGAGGTGGATACGATGGCGATGGGCTACACCGAGAACAGCATCGTCTTCGAGCAGCTGAACCCCGGACTCTCGAAGACCGGCGTGATCGTCTTCGACGTCAACCCCGACGGCGAGTACGACCTGCACATTGCGCCCGCGGGGATGTTCTCGACTGCCGAGACGCATACCGTCGATCTGGAAGGCGAGATACAATAGCGAACGAAGCTATTGGAATCCTCAGTTTGTGACAGAAATCGCGTGTTGAACTCAGAGTATTGAGTTCGGCATGTTGAATGGAGGTCACGAAAGCAGTCAACATGCCTGCAAACCCGTTATCGAGCGACACGTCGCCCCAGTACGAATACGAACAGAGCGATCAACAAACCACCTGCGAGAGATTCGAGCCCGACAAGCGCCTTCGATAGTAATCCGGTTGGATAGAGATCACCATAGCCGATCGTGGTGAACGTGATGATACTGAAATAGATGCTCTGGGCGAGAATAGGCAGGCTCTCGAATATGCCGCTTACCGATGGGTTGAGTGTCAACTGAAGCCGATAGCTTTCGTTTGTGCTATCAGCTGCGAACCCACCTAAAAAGGGGTACAGCAAACCGAAGAACATGATTGTAGTTACCCACCCGAGGAACAGACGTTTGAAGCTCTCACCATAGTTGGTGAGCCACTTACTGAAGGATGCAATTGCCCACTGTGAGTAGTTCTGTTCCCGGCAGTGGTTCTTTCGTTGGACTTCTTCCTTTCGGATATGGAATTGACGTGTACGTCCAGAGAGTGCGTTTTCCTCGTGGAGAGACTGGAGGCGTCGATAGGTCCACGCTGCCGCTTCGTAGGGATGAACATCGTAGTCGAACGTCTCCTTATCAGATGCAAGAATTTCAGCGGGTGAGTGTTCGTATACGCATTTCCCGAAGAAATCATCCCCCTGCTTGACAAACTGTGTGGCACTATTGATACGGGTATCTCGAAAAACAGTTTGGTAAAGGCGGGCATTGCGAAAGTTGGCCCCACGACACTTTGCTGCGCTTAGCACGGCGTCTTCAAGCGTGGCACCTCGGAGGATTGCATCTCGGAGGATGGCGGTTGAAAGATCCGCGTCGGTAAGATTCGCGTTCGGCATGTCGGCCTCTCTGAGATTCGTACCCGATAGATTGGCTTCCCCGAGGTCGGTCCCCGACAGGTCCGCTTCCTTGAGGTCAGCCCCCGACAGGTCGGCTCCCGCGAGGTGAAAGTTCGACAGGTCAGCATTTCCGAGGTCCGCTCCCGAAAGGTTAGTTTCCTCGAGATTTGCATCCGATAGAGCAGTCTCCCTGAGGTACGCACCTGGAAGGTCAGCTCTTCGGAGGTCCGCCCCAGACAAGCTGGTCATCCGGAAGTTCGCACCTGACAGGTTGGCTTCCTCAAGGTTGGCCCGTGACAGGTCAGCTCCCTCGAGGTCAGCCCCCGACAGGTCGGCTCCCGCGAGGTGAAAGTTCGACAGGTCAGTATTTCCGAGGTCCGCTCCCGAAAGGTTAGTTCCCACAACAGATACATTCGACAGGTCAGTCTCTCTGAGGTATACCCCCGACAGGTTGGCTTCCTCGAGGCCCGCTCCTGACAGGTCGACCTTTCGGAGATTCGTCTCTGACAGGTTGGCTTCCTCAAGGTTGGCCCGTGACAGGTCAGCTCCCTCGAGGTCAGCCCCCGACAGGTCGGCTCCCGCGAGGTGAAAGTTCGACAGGTCAGCATTTCCGAGGTCCGCTCCCGAAAGGTTAGTTTCCTCGAGATTTGCATCCGATAGAGCAGTCTCCCTGAGGTACGCACCTGGAAGGTCAGCTCTTCGGAGGTCCGCCCCAGACAAGCTGGCCATCCGGAAGTTCGCACCTGACAGGTTGGCTTCCACGAGGTCGGCTCTTGACAGGTCGGCCCTCCGGAGGTTCGCACCTGACAGGTTGGCTTCCGCGAGGTCGGCCTCTGACAGGTTGGCTTCCGCGAGGTCGGCCTCTGACAGGTCGGCCCTCCGGAGGTCCGCCATCAGCAGGTTGGCTTCCGCGAGGTCAGTTCCGGACAGGTCGGTCCTCCGAAGGTCAGCTTCTAGTAGGTCGGCTCCCCCGAGGTCGGCCTCTGACAGGTCGGCCCTCCGGAGGTTCGCCTCTGACATGTAGGCGAATTGGGGCTCTGACTCCGACAGATTGGCATCCTTGAGGTCCGCTCCTGACAGGTCAGCATTCCGGAGGTATGCTCCCGACAGATCGGCGTCCTTCAGATCTGACTCTGATAGATGGGCGTCCTCCAGGTCCGAACCCGACAGGTCGACATCTTTGAGACCCGCTCTTGAGAGGTCAACGAACTTGAGGTATGAACCAGACAGGTTGGATCCACCAAGCAAACAGTTGGAGAGGGAAATCGGTATATCAAATTTTGTTCCGACTAAGTACGCTTTGGGGAGTCGTTCTGGACCGTCACTCCGTGCGGATATGAGGCCATCAACAGGTTTGTTCTTAGTTTCAGCGTGCCAGATACAGTTCTCGCTATCTTCCCACGGTGGTCGCAGACAGACTACATCTCCAGAACCGGTCTCGGTCCATTGCGCACCGTCCACGAACTCCTTACTGTCCCAACCCCTAGGCTTGGGTAGACGATACCCGCACTGATCAGCTGATTTGTCCGTGGCCATACCAGTTATACATAGATGCGTGACGATAGGCGTTCTTCTGGTTACCCGAGAACGACCTAACTGACCAACCACCACAACTTCAATTAGGTGCCGAAAGGGCCGAAGCAGAAGGGATACTCCCAACTCGCGGGCCGCAGATTGAATCGGTACTTCTCCGGAATAAGCTTTCAGGCAGAATACCAGCTAGGAAAACAGAGGTTTCAGTCCCGCTGCCCGCCGTCGGTCGCGACGCGCCCGACCGACGCGTCGGCCTCGTTCACGCCCTCCAGCGAACAGCCGTGATCGTGGACGATCTCCCAGACAGTCTCGTCGCTGTTCCCGCACTCCGCGCAGCGATATCCCACGACCTCGCTGTTGTGCGCTTCAGCAACTTCCCCCTCTCGGATGTCCCGAATCGACGAGAAGTAACTCATCGCGGGGTCCCCACTGGCCCCCGACACCAACACGAGAAACTCGTGTTCGGGGCTGAGTTCGGGACTGTCGAGCCCTCGGTCCGCACCCGGCAGCGTCTCGTACAGCTCCCGGCCGTGCTCGCCGGCGAGGTCGCACGTCTCCTGGTGGACCAGCTGGCCCAGCGTCTCGTCGGCGTGGCCGCACTTGCGACAGCGGAACGCGAGCGTCTCGCCCTCGTGGATCCGCAGGCCGTCGACGTCAGTCGTCGCGATGAGCTCCTCGATGGCAACGCTCGGGAGGGGCCGACGCGCGACTTTCATCCCAGCGTCACCTCACCTGACAGGCGCACCACCGCGCCCGACAGCTCCTCGACGCCACTCAGCGTCAGCTCCTCGCTCAGGTAGTCGTCGAGCGCTTCCAATCGAATAGTCCCGTCTCCGGTGGGCTCGAATCGAACCTCGTGGTCGACGCCGTCGCGCGTCGTGTAGGCGACTTCGAGGTCGCGCCGCTGACCACTTACGGCACGCAGCGCCGCGGCGGCCTGTTCCCACGCCTCCGCATGGGCTTCGTGTCGCTCAGCTCGCGAGAAGTCGACCGGTCCGCGACCGTCGTGTTCGGCGGTGACGATTTCGGCGTGCTCGCGTGCCTGGGCGTCGAACGCCTCGGCGAGAGCAGTGAGATCGAGCATCTACGCGTCCTCCCTTGCCGCGTCACTCCCATCGTCGGACGGGCCTTCTGGTGCGCCCCATCCCTCTCGGAATTCGGCGAGCCACTGCGCGACGTAGTAGTCGACCGCAGCAGCGAGCGGGGCGTCCGTCGCTGCGACCGCACGGAACAGACTCGCCCGCGTGTCTTCGTGGATGTCGGTGTCGCCGGCGAGGTCGCCCTCCAGCTCGGAAGCGAGCCAGCGCACCTCGGCCAAGCGCTGGTACACCTCGTCCTGCGACAGCATCTCGAACTCGTAGTAGGTCATGTCGCCGGCGTCGACGCGATCGCGCTCGGGCTGGTACGGCTTCGAGCCCGCGTACTCGAGTTTGTGGGCGAACGTCATGCCGTCAGCACCTCACGTTGTTCGAGGCCGCATTCGTCGCACTCGTAGAACTCGACTCGCGTCTCGGGGTACTCGGCGCCGTTATCGTCGACGAGGACGACGATACCGCCGCAGTTGCGACAGCGCTCCATCAGTCCTCCCCCTCCACGCGCCGCAGGTCCACGTTTCCGGCCGGCCCGTCGCCGAGGAAGCGCTGCGTGCCCGGGACTTCTCCAGTCAGCGGGTTGACGACGTCGGCGACGACGTACGTGGTCGCGTTCGCCCAGTCGCCTTCGAGTTCGGCGAGATGCTGGGTGATCGTGTCGCCGTCGCGGGTCCGGACGGTCCGGGCGCCGACGCGCTGGACGTCAAGCGGTTTCGTTCGGTCGCCGACGCGGACGCGGTCGCCCACGACGAGGTCCGCGACGGTGTCGATGCGTTCTTCTGCTCTGGATTTCGTAGTGTTCATCGCTGGGTCCGGTCTCAGCACAGGTCACGTGTCTCAGCACGTGGCCGTCTTCTGCGACGGCGCCCTGTGCTTACCCAATAGTACGCCAGCCGAATGCATAAATGTATGCATAGTATGCAACTTGTAATAGTGCATACTCTTATGCAGTTGAGCATACAAAGGCATGTGTAGAGGTACTATGAATGCAGACATCGAATCGCCGGACATGTCGGATACCTCTATCCGCGTGTCGAACGAACTCGCCGACGAACTCTTCGACCGGAAACGGCGAGGAGAGAGTTACGAGGACGTCATCTGGCGACTCATCGAACAGGCGGACGACACCGAGGAGGACGGTGATGCCTGAGACAGGATACCGCGAAAAGTGCCTTCGGGAGAAGGGCGAAGAGTGCGCAGATTGCGGGGCGACTGAGGACATCCATGTTCACCACAAAGACCGGGATAGATCGAACGACGATCTCGACAACCTCATCCCACTCTGCAAAGAGTGCCACGACGGGCGGCACTACGGAGAACGTGCTGAACGGATGTCTGGTCCACAGAATGTGCGCAACCGGAGAGCACCGAAGCGAGCCGAGGACAAGACAATCGAAGAGGCTGTACTAGACCTACTCCGTGAAGGGCGCGTCACCGCGCCGTACGCTGCCGATGAGACGGGGTACAGTCTACAGTACGTTCGCGACGTCCTCGGACGACTTGTCGAACACGGCCACGCACGCAAGGTCTACCAAGGACTCTACGAGTTCGTCGACGACCCAAGAGAGGAGGAGGATGACTAACAATCTCAACTGGCCGCCGAACTTCGAGCGGACACCCGAGGGGGAGCGCACACGGAACAATCCTACGACGTCTCCCTCTGAAGGCGTTCTCGAATCTCGAAAACGAACCCGACCGCCTCAACGTCGACGACTATCACTACAGCAATGATTGAGGTTGACTCGCCACTCTCAGGGACCACGGCTCTCAACCGGGGGGGTTGAGCGGTTACTCCCGACCACGGATTCGCCGGATCGCGGTCACAAAGCTGTTGACTGGTCCTCGGGGGGGCGAGTTCGACATCTCCATACCCCAGTCGGACCCCTTATGCGACTTCTCTTCGCCACAGTCACTCGAGGTCATTTCAGGTGTACCTACAATCGGGTGCGTGTTGAATACTTCGATTTGTATGACATGTATAACTTATAGAATGAGAGAATGTCGGGGTTTCACCGAGAATCCGGCTTCAGAGTGTTGAATATGCCATCTGAAGAGTACACCATCCCGCCTAAGACAGCAGCGAGGAACCCTTCAGCTGCAAGCATTCCATAGGAAATTCCAGCGCCTCGGATTTGAATTGCACCAACGACGATTCCTCCAGCAAAGAAAACAATACCAGCAATTGCGATCGCCATTGCCCACGTAATTGCGTAGGAGTTGAACTGGTGAACCTTCTGGTTATGGGTAACCCAGTCACAGTATTCCGCATGTAGTTTCTCGTAGAAACCTTTGTACGTTTTATCGCTGTTTCCGTCCGCTTCAACTCTTGAGAGGTCAATCCCCATCTCAAACGAGGAAGATGTATAGGCCATCGCAGCTACAACTGATGATCCAAGTAGCGCCAAAGCACCAAGAGCGGTGTGGGCGTTCAGGAAATGGGAGGTAGCAATCGCGTCTGTCCGAATCGACAAGGAAAGGGCACTACTGAGAATACCAAGAACGAGCAGATTCAGACGGAAAATTCCTACTGCCTTCTGGTCTTCTCGATGGATCTTTTCTATTTGTTGGTCCATCGTGTGACGCGCCTCCCGGCAGGCAGCTTCAAGTTTCAACTGCGCTTCGTCCCCTCCATTCCCGGACATACATGAGGGAATTCCGTGGGCGGACTATAGTGTTATGGAATTATCATTAGATTCGAACAGGTAGGTTATCAAATTAGCTGTTACCGCTCCACGCCGTAGTCTATGTCTCCTCATCACCGAGGTCGCAGGCCCACCGGTAATGGGGATGGACCCAATCGGACTCATGAATATGCGCGTCAATCCACGATGCCGGATCGCTGATTTGCCGCCACAACACCTCACTCTCCTCAAGATAGACACCGTGCTTGTCGAACGGGGTTGATTCCAGCGTTCGAGATGCGGTATTGAACAACACGGCCCGCTCACACTCGTCTACGAGCGCGACGAGTCGCGAGCCCTGGTGCGTTCCTCGATGGGTTTCACTGAGCTTCGAGTAGAGATCGGTGTAGAGTTCGGTCCGGTCCGTAGTCGGCAGCTGCTAGTCGATCGCCATATCGGTGGATCGGACGGGGACCTAAAGACGCTCAGCCATGGGTGCGGAGTGAAAGTGGACAAATCGGTGAAACTAGATGGGATACACTCAGCCAAATGCCTATCGTCCCTGTTTCTCAAACTTGTGGAGCGATTCCGTGATAAAGCTGGAAATCCCAACACAAGCAACGACGAACAACTGTAGATTTTCGACCCGTTCAAGCATGAACTGGCGGGTGAGGTAGTAGAACGGCTCCCCTTTCGAGATATACGATTGCTGCAGCGCGACGCTGAAGAACTGAACAACGAATACGGCTATTATTCCGACGGTGATGAGTAGAATAAGATGAGCGATTAGACGGCTGCCGATGGGCCCCTTTTGAACCATGACCTTCGGTTTCAGTCCGGGGTTCTAAAAGCCGATGCTGAATACTTTTGCTACTACCTGCTTAAACTGAAACTGAATCTACTTTCACTCTCCTTGGCGGACCTATTCGTTCTCGCCGTCCAACACGACCAGCATGGGCAAGACGAACCCAACGGTACGCGACAAGATACAGGCGTACGAAGACTCGCTCACGAACTTCAGACGCGCGATGCCGGTCGAAACCCAGCAGTATTTCGACGCGGTGTTCGACCGGATCCACGGGTACGGCGCGCCACTCGGTGCTGCGAACCCCATCCAACCGAAAACGGAGATGTTACTCGCTGCTGTGATCGACCAGGAGCGAGAGATCCAGCGCCTCCAGGAACGGGTCGAAGAACTGGAAAGCGAGTAGCTGAAGAGCTGGCTAAAATACACCGTTTAATACACCGAATATAGTGGACACAAACATAAGTAGCCATTTGAATATCGCCCATAGCCTTCTCAACGCCGTCCGCAGCCATTTATTTGGCAAATATATTTGGGTGGCGAGACTATAGAAAATCCCAATAGACCAGATTCCTGCTTGTTCGAGCCGCGAAATCTCTGTATCCAGCATAATAGCCAGCATCAGATACACAATAGAAGAACCGATTAAAAGTTCAGAAATCCATTCTATATCTATTTCTGCGAGCGTTTTGAGCGTCAACTTCGCGTTTACCATACTAGCTATTCGAGATTCAAATATAAATACCCACTAGACAGATCAACTGTGTTGCCACTGATGGCGATACGTACACAAACTCCAGAACGCCGCCCTATTCCTGCAACACGTCGTCGCCCAACACCACTCTCGCGCCGGAAGGCCACCGCGACTCGGCGATCTCGCCGCGAATCTCGAACTCGGGGTCCCACCAGGTCTGCATGTACGCGACGATCCAGCCGTCGGGATACGCCGTCGCACTCCCGGGCGCGTCGACGACGTCGCCCTCAACGCGAAAGTGGAACGCGACCGACGACTC from the Halogeometricum rufum genome contains:
- a CDS encoding pentapeptide repeat-containing protein → MATDKSADQCGYRLPKPRGWDSKEFVDGAQWTETGSGDVVCLRPPWEDSENCIWHAETKNKPVDGLISARSDGPERLPKAYLVGTKFDIPISLSNCLLGGSNLSGSYLKFVDLSRAGLKDVDLSGSDLEDAHLSESDLKDADLSGAYLRNADLSGADLKDANLSESEPQFAYMSEANLRRADLSEADLGGADLLEADLRRTDLSGTDLAEANLLMADLRRADLSEADLAEANLSEADLAEANLSGANLRRADLSRADLVEANLSGANFRMASLSGADLRRADLPGAYLRETALSDANLEETNLSGADLGNADLSNFHLAGADLSGADLEGADLSRANLEEANLSETNLRKVDLSGAGLEEANLSGVYLRETDLSNVSVVGTNLSGADLGNTDLSNFHLAGADLSGADLEGADLSRANLEEANLSGANFRMTSLSGADLRRADLPGAYLRETALSDANLEETNLSGADLGNADLSNFHLAGADLSGADLKEADLSGTDLGEANLSGTNLREADMPNANLTDADLSTAILRDAILRGATLEDAVLSAAKCRGANFRNARLYQTVFRDTRINSATQFVKQGDDFFGKCVYEHSPAEILASDKETFDYDVHPYEAAAWTYRRLQSLHEENALSGRTRQFHIRKEEVQRKNHCREQNYSQWAIASFSKWLTNYGESFKRLFLGWVTTIMFFGLLYPFLGGFAADSTNESYRLQLTLNPSVSGIFESLPILAQSIYFSIITFTTIGYGDLYPTGLLSKALVGLESLAGGLLIALFVFVLGRRVAR
- a CDS encoding DUF4352 domain-containing protein; the encoded protein is MSVADSIPGMAAGSTGRNVIVGIVYLFALPFLIALLPLTLGAIVGFNVGGVADKLSGLPGVSDGGGIVSGVAAAGFAMLLFVGLGIAMPADDTNDTQQSIEDSGATATDAGSQAAATATATQTAAPTATATATAEPTATATATPEPTPTATATPAQDLSHSVGESFTVGSGAQTIEYTVTDVSTTDRVGSDAVGEDADGQFVIIEMEMTNTGDESLDLSSRPFTLVDSQDREFEVDTMAMGYTENSIVFEQLNPGLSKTGVIVFDVNPDGEYDLHIAPAGMFSTAETHTVDLEGEIQ
- a CDS encoding HNH endonuclease signature motif containing protein, translated to MPETGYREKCLREKGEECADCGATEDIHVHHKDRDRSNDDLDNLIPLCKECHDGRHYGERAERMSGPQNVRNRRAPKRAEDKTIEEAVLDLLREGRVTAPYAADETGYSLQYVRDVLGRLVEHGHARKVYQGLYEFVDDPREEEDD